A single Amphiprion ocellaris isolate individual 3 ecotype Okinawa chromosome 1, ASM2253959v1, whole genome shotgun sequence DNA region contains:
- the kif13ba gene encoding kinesin-like protein KIF13B isoform X1, whose translation MGEPSLDDSNVKVAVRVRPMNRREKELNTKCVVEMVKNQTILHPAGANLGKGDSRSQSKVFAYDYCFWSMDETEKEKFAGQEVVFQCLGESLLRNAFQGYNACIFAYGQTGSGKSYTMMGSGDQPGLIPRLCSALFERTQKEQREEESFTVEVSYMEIYNEKVRDLLDPKGGRQTLRVREHKVLGPYVDGLSRLAVASYKDIGSLMSEGNKSRTVAATNMNEESSRSHAVFNIILTHTLKDLQSGTSGEKVSRLSLVDLAGSERAAKTGAAGERLKEGSNINKSLTTLGLVISALAEQGTAKNKTKFVPYRDSVLTWLLKDCLGGNSRTAMVATVSPAADNYEETLSTLRYADRAKSIVNHAVVNEDPNARIIRELREEVEKLRVQLTQAESLKAPELKERLEESEKLIQEMTVTWEEKLRKTEEIAQERQKQLESLGISLQSSGIKVGDDKSFLVNLNADPALNELLVYYLKQHTKVGSADSQDIQLCGMGIQAEHCVIDITADAAVILTSYRNARTCVNGSPVTSALQLHHGDRILWGNNHFFRINLPKRRSRAAEDEEGEGGVMKNSGSSEQLDADGDTASEVSSEVSFSYEFAQTEVMMKALGNNDPMQAVLQSLERQHEEEKRSALERQRQMYEQELQQLRKKLNPDRLSTGQSGGPTSGQQSSGQQSHYRSLERLSIGGMSHSTSAQSRLRQWSEDREVVLVRSLRRLREQIVKANLLVQEACFIAEELERHTEYRVTLQIPSDNLNANRKRDAVLSEPAIQVRRRCRGKQIWSLEKMENRLVDMRELYQEWQEYHLHDQDNPVMRSYFRRADPFFDEQENHSLIGVANVFLSCLFYDVKLQYAVPIINQKGEVAGRLHVEVVRVGGGLDDSMAGGDESDNNQDNEVQDRKLVCMIKILQATGLPQYLSNFVFCQYSFWDQPEPIIVAPEVDTSSSSPSTKDPHCMVVFDSCKEMAVSVTEDFIEYLTEGAVAIEVYGHRQADAGRNPALWDLSIIQAKTRTLRDRWSEVTRRLELWIQILEINENGDFVPVEVVPARDVRTGGIFQLRQGQSRRIQVDVRSVQDSGTMPLIAEIVLAVSVGCVEIRNTTPNQEGDEMDSYQERDLERLRRQWLATLTERQEYLDQHLQSLVIKAEKTEDDTEREAQLLEWRLTLTEERNAVMVPSAGSGIPGAPAEWVPLPGMETHTPVLFLNLKPDDLSSQDQFEVPEAGGWDATLSGEDEDDFFDLQIVKHYDGEVKAEASWDSTVHDCPQLSRGGAWPEQRVYLTVRVVIQLSHPADMQLVLRKRICVNVNPGRQGFAHNFLKRMSTRSTIPGCGVTFEVVSNIPGDTPGSEDRELLARLAASAHKGQSGDDEAAIEKYLRSVLSLENILTLDRLRQEVAVKEQLTSRGRSNRRSISSPSVHRLSGSRQDLSTTSLLDEKGRWESQQDIFMPSQFHRTLPRPASSPSTYSTSPSSSPTPFAMTSPQNQEPEQGRSGLAASYLSVKALVPQMPKLLKSLFPVRDDKKELRPSPHNQQQHVPRIVTSSGGDDSRVKSETTAILRPPTKDRRAEFPEVPPLPVHDPHDTTPLSPLSQSSSGYFSTSVSTVTLSDVLQPSSSSSSLMAAETTLLTNPQQQGADRNDIVTSPSQCGPKMAVMAPPVSHSSANHNNITAEISSEQKQVNSGGGGGESFERLEILVDDEEHSHDDVLPDWLTEGAYVTVGSNKAGTVRYVGMTQFAEGVWVGVELDTPVGKNDGSVGGQRYFHCKPGYGVLVRPDRLSCRDRSSRQTGNFAPPAHVPILRGEAIVARRGENRKSWSS comes from the exons GAGTCAGTCCAAG GTCTTTGCTTATGATTATTGTTTCTGGTCCATGGacgagacagaaaaggaaaaatttgcAG GTCAGGAGGTGGTGTTCCAGTGCCTTGGGGAAAGTCTTCTCCGCAACGCCTTCCAGGGCTACAATGCCTGTATCTTTGCCTATGGACAAACTG GTTCAGGAAAGTCATACACCATGATGGGGTCAGGGGACCAGCCAGGGCTGATTCCCCGCCTGTGCAGTGCTTTGTTTGAACGAACTCAAAAGGAACAGCGCGAGGAGGAGAGCTTCACTGTTGAGGTATCCTACATGGAGATCTACAACGAGAAGGTCCGAGATCTGCTTGACCCCAAAGG GGGTAGACAAACACTGAGGGTAAGGGAACATAAAGTTTTGGGTCCCTATGTGGACGGGCTGTCTCGACTAGCGGTGGCCAGCTACAAG GACATTGGATCTCTGATGTCAGAGGGGAATAAATCTCGCACTGTCGCTGCCACCAACATGAATGAGGAGAGCAGTCGATCACATGCTGTCTTCAACAtcatactcacacacacactcaaagatTTGCAGTCTGGG acGAGTGGAGAGAAGGTGAGTCGGTTGAGTCTGGTCGACTTGGCTGGAAGTGAGCGAGCAGCAAAAACTGGAGCAGCAGGAGAGCGACTAAAGGAGGGAAGCAACATCAACAA GTCTCTCACTACACTAGGTTTGGTGATCTCAGCACTGGCTGAACAGGGAACGGCCAAGAACAAGACCAAGTTTGTTCCTTACAGAGACTCTGTTCTGACATGGCTGCTAAAG GATTGCCTGGGTGGCAACAGTCGCACAGCAATGGTTGCAACTGTGAGTCCAGCAGCAGACAACTATGAGGAGACGCTTTCTACGCTGCGTTATGCTGACCGAGCAAAGAGCATCGTTAATCACGCTGTTGTCAATGAAGACCCTAATGCTCGCATCATCAGGGAGCTCCGGGAGGAAGTAGAGAAACTACGAGTACAACTGACCCAGGCAGAG TCTTTGAAAGCTCCAGAGTTGAAAGAGCGTCTGGAAGAGTCTGAAAAATTGATTCAAGAGATGACCGTCACCTGGGAGGAGAAGCTCCGCAAAACTGAGGAGATTGCACAG gagCGCCAGAAGCAGTTGGAGAGTCTGGGTATTTCTCTCCAATCTTCAGGGATCAAAGTTGGAGATGATAAAAGTTTTCTTGTCAACCTTAATGCTGATCCTGCCCTCAATGAACTGCTTGTGTACTACCTGAAG CAACACACAAAAGTGGGTTCAGCAGACTCTCAGGACATCCAGCTGTGCGGGATGGGTATCCAGGCAGAGCACTGTGTCATTGATATTACGGCAGATGCTGCTGTCATCCTCACCTCGTACCGCAATGCTCG GACATGTGTTAATGGTTCTCCAGTAACCAGCGCTTTGCAACTTCATCATGGTGACAGAATCCTCTGGGGAAACAACCACTTTTTTCG GATCAACCTGCCTAAGCGCCGATCTCGGGCagcagaggatgaggagggtgagggAGGCGTAATGAAGAACAGTGGTAGCAGTGAACAGCTGGATGCAGACGGTGACACAGCCAGTGAGGTGTCCAGTGAAGTCAGCTTCTCTTACGAGTTTGCCCAGACAGAGGTCATGATGAAGGCCTTGGGCAACAATG ACCCCATGCAGGCAGTCCTCCAGTCTCTGGAGAGGCAGCATGAAGAAGAGAAACGTTCTGCATTGGAGCGACAGAGGCAGATGTATGAGCAGGAGCTCCAGCAACTCCGCAAGAAGCTTAACCCAGACCGTCTGTCCACCGGCCAGTCCGGAGGGCCAACATCTGGCCAGCAAAGTTCAGGACAGCAGTCTCACTACCGCAGCCTGGAGAGACTCAGTATTGGAGGGATGAGCCATTCAACCAGCGCTCAGAGCAGACTGAGACAGTGGAGTGAGGACAg AGAGGTGGTGTTGGTGAGGAGTCTGCGGAGGTTGAGGGAGCAAATAGTGAAAGCAAACCTGCTGGTGCAAGAAGCATGTTTCATTGCTGAGGAGCTGGAGCGACACACCGAATACAGAGTCACCTTGCAGATCCCATCAGACAACCTCAACGCAAACCGCAAG aGGGATGCAGTACTGAGTGAGCCAGCAATTCAGGTTCGACGACGCTGTCGAGGGAAACAGATCTGGAGTTTGGAGAAGATGGAGAACCGTCTGGTGGACATGAGAGAGCTGTATCAGGAATGGCAAGAGTACCACCTCCATGATCAAGACAACCCC GTAATGCGCTCATATTTCCGTCGAGCGGACCCGTTCTTTGATGAGCAGGAAAACCATAGTCTGATAGGTGTTGCCAACgtcttcctttcctgtctgttctACGATGTCAAGCTACAGTATGCTGTTCCTATCATCAACCAAAAGGGAGAG GTTGCTGGGCGCCTGCATGTGGAGGTTGTGAGGGTTGGAGGGGGCTTAGACGACAGCATGGCTGGAGGAGATGAATCTGACAACAACCAAGACAATGAAGTTCAGGATCGCAAACTGGTTTGCATG ATTAAGATCCTGCAAGCCACTGGTCTTCCTCAGTATCTGTCCAACTTCGTCTTCTGTCAGTATTCATTCTGGGACCAGCCTGAGCCCATCATTGTAGCCCCTGAAGTTGACACATCATCCTCGTCACCCAGTACCAAGGACCCGCATTGCATGGTGGTGTTTGACAGCTGCAAG GAAATGGCGGTGTCAGTAACTGAGGATTTCATTGAGTACCTCACAGAAGGGGCAGTTGCCATTGAGGTGTATGGACACAGACAGGCTGATGCAGGAAGAAACCCTGCCCTGTGGGACCTCAGCATCATCCAGGCCAAGACACGCACATTACGAGATAG GTGGAGTGAGGTAACACGTCGCCTGGAGCTATGGATTCAAATCTTGGAAATAAATGAGAACGGAGACTTTGTCCCAGTGGAAGTGGTCCCAGCCAGAGACGTGCGGACTGGGGGAATCTTCCAGCTTCGGCAG GGTCAGTCGAGGCGAATCCAGGTAGATGTGCGTTCAGTTCAGGACTCGGGCACAATGCCTCTGATAGCAGAGATTGTGCTTGCAGTATCAGTGGGTTGTGTAGAGATCAGAAACACTACACCAAACCAGGAAGGAGACGAGATGGACAGTTACCAG GAAAGAGATCTGGAACGTTTGCGGCGGCAGTGGTTAGCTACTCTCACCGAGAGACAGGAATACCTCGACCAGCACTTGCAGAGCTTGGTTATCAAAGCAG AAAAGACAGAGGATGACACGGAGAGGGAGGCCCAGCTGCTTGAGTGGCGCTTGACTCTGACAGAAGAAAGAAACGCGGTCATGGTGCCCTCTGCTGGCAGCGGCATTCCAGGAGCACCCGCTGAATG GGTTCCTTTACCAGGCATGGAGACCCACACTCCTGTCCTCTTTCTGAACCTCAAAC CTGATGACCTCAGCTCCCAAGACCAGTTTGAGGTACCTGAGGCTGGAGGTTGGGATGCCACCTTGAGTGGGGAGGATGAGGACGACTTTTTTGACCTCCAAATTGTCAAACACTACGATGGAGAG GTGAAAGCAGAAGCATCGTGGGACTCTACTGTCCATGACTGTCCTCAGCTCAGTCGTGGGGGAGCGTGGCCGGAGCAGCGCGTCTATCTGACCGTTCGAGTGGTGATTCAGCTCAGCCACCCTGCTGACATGCAACTAGTGCTGAGAAAGAGGATCTGTGTCAATGTTAACCCGGGCCGCCAGGGTTTTGCCCACAACTTTCTTAAAAGGATGTCAACCCGCAGCACTATACCTGGCTGTGGGGTCACATTTGAGGTGGTCTCCAACATCCCTGGG GACACTCCTGGTTCAGAGGACAGGGAGTTGTTGGCCCGACTTGCTGCCAGCGCACACAAAGGCCAGTCAGGTGATGACGAGGCTGCCATTGAGAAATACCTCCGCAGTGTCCTGAGTCTGGAGAACATCCTGACTCTGGATAGACTCAGACAG gagGTGGCAGTGAAGGAGCAGCTGACTAGCAGAGGAAGGAGTAATAGACGGAGCATAAGCTCTCCATCTGTCCACAGG CTGTCTGGAAGTAGACAAGACCTGTCCACGACCTCCCTGCTGGATGAGAAG GGTCGATGGGAAAGTCAGCAGGATATCTTTATGCCCTCTCAGTTTCACCGGACCCTCCCCCGCCCAGCCTCATCCCCTTCCACCTACTCCACCTCCCCCTCTTCATCCCCTACTCCCTTTGCCATGACCTCTCCACAGAACCAGGAACCAGAGCAAG GTCGTTCAGGACTTGCTGCCTCTTATCTTTCAGTTAAAGCGCTGGTTCCTCAGATGCCCAAACTGCTCAAGTCTCTGTTTCCAGTGCGAGATGACAAGAAGGAGCTGAGACCTTCACCACACAACCAGCAG CAGCATGTGCCTCGCATCGTGACATCATCAGGAGGGGACGACAGCCGAGTCAAGTCTGAGACG ACTGCTATTCTACGGCCCCCAACCAAAGACAGACGAGCAGAGTTCCCAGAGGTCCCGCCTCTTCCTGTGCATGACCCGCATGACACCACCCCCCTCAGCCCCCTCAGCCAGTCATCAAGCGGCTACTTCTCCACTAGTGTTTCTACAGTTACCCTGTCTGACGTTCTCCAaccctcctcctcgtcttcctccctCATGGCTGCTGAGACTACGTTACTCACAAATCCCCAGCAGCAGGGTGCTGACAGGAACGATATTGTGACCTCTCCTTCTCAGTGTGGCCCCAAGATGGCCGTCATGGCTCCGCCTGTTTCCCACAGCTCAGCCAATCACAACAACATCACAGCGGAAATCTCCTCCGAACAGAAGCAGGTAAactcaggaggaggaggaggtgaaagcTTTGAGAGGCTGGAGATCTTGGTGGATGATGAAGAGCATAGTCATGACGACGTACTCCCTGATTGGCTGACAGAGGGGGCGTATGTTACAGTAGGAAGCAATAAGGCGGGGACTGTGCGCTACGTGGGAATGACGCAGTTTGCTGAAGGAGTGTGGGTGGGGGTGGAGCTGGACACTCCTGTAG GTAAGAATGACGGCTCAGTTGGAGGTCAACGGTATTTCCACTGTAAACCAGGTTATGGGGTGCTGGTCCGCCCAGATCGGCTGTCCTGTCGGGATCGGTCCAGTCGGCAGACAGGAAACTTTGCCCCTCCCGCCCACGTCCCCATCCTGAGAGGAGAAGCTATTGTTGCACGTCGGGGGGAGAACCGTAAGTCTTGGAGCAGCTGA
- the kif13ba gene encoding kinesin-like protein KIF13B isoform X5: protein MGEPSLDDSNVKVAVRVRPMNRREKELNTKCVVEMVKNQTILHPAGANLGKGDSRSQSKVFAYDYCFWSMDETEKEKFAGQEVVFQCLGESLLRNAFQGYNACIFAYGQTGSGKSYTMMGSGDQPGLIPRLCSALFERTQKEQREEESFTVEVSYMEIYNEKVRDLLDPKGGRQTLRVREHKVLGPYVDGLSRLAVASYKDIGSLMSEGNKSRTVAATNMNEESSRSHAVFNIILTHTLKDLQSGTSGEKVSRLSLVDLAGSERAAKTGAAGERLKEGSNINKSLTTLGLVISALAEQGTAKNKTKFVPYRDSVLTWLLKDCLGGNSRTAMVATVSPAADNYEETLSTLRYADRAKSIVNHAVVNEDPNARIIRELREEVEKLRVQLTQAESLKAPELKERLEESEKLIQEMTVTWEEKLRKTEEIAQERQKQLESLGISLQSSGIKVGDDKSFLVNLNADPALNELLVYYLKQHTKVGSADSQDIQLCGMGIQAEHCVIDITADAAVILTSYRNARTCVNGSPVTSALQLHHGDRILWGNNHFFRINLPKRRSRAAEDEEGEGGVMKNSGSSEQLDADGDTASEVSSEVSFSYEFAQTEVMMKALGNNDPMQAVLQSLERQHEEEKRSALERQRQMYEQELQQLRKKLNPDRLSTGQSGGPTSGQQSSGQQSHYRSLERLSIGGMSHSTSAQSRLRQWSEDREVVLVRSLRRLREQIVKANLLVQEACFIAEELERHTEYRVTLQIPSDNLNANRKRDAVLSEPAIQVRRRCRGKQIWSLEKMENRLVDMRELYQEWQEYHLHDQDNPVMRSYFRRADPFFDEQENHSLIGVANVFLSCLFYDVKLQYAVPIINQKGEVAGRLHVEVVRVGGGLDDSMAGGDESDNNQDNEVQDRKLVCMIKILQATGLPQYLSNFVFCQYSFWDQPEPIIVAPEVDTSSSSPSTKDPHCMVVFDSCKEMAVSVTEDFIEYLTEGAVAIEVYGHRQADAGRNPALWDLSIIQAKTRTLRDRWSEVTRRLELWIQILEINENGDFVPVEVVPARDVRTGGIFQLRQGQSRRIQVDVRSVQDSGTMPLIAEIVLAVSVGCVEIRNTTPNQEGDEMDSYQERDLERLRRQWLATLTERQEYLDQHLQSLVIKAEKTEDDTEREAQLLEWRLTLTEERNAVMVPSAGSGIPGAPAEWVPLPGMETHTPVLFLNLKPDDLSSQDQFEVPEAGGWDATLSGEDEDDFFDLQIVKHYDGEVKAEASWDSTVHDCPQLSRGGAWPEQRVYLTVRVVIQLSHPADMQLVLRKRICVNVNPGRQGFAHNFLKRMSTRSTIPGCGVTFEVVSNIPGDTPGSEDRELLARLAASAHKGQSGDDEAAIEKYLRSVLSLENILTLDRLRQEVAVKEQLTSRGRSNRRSISSPSVHRLSGSRQDLSTTSLLDEKGRWESQQDIFMPSQFHRTLPRPASSPSTYSTSPSSSPTPFAMTSPQNQEPEQGRSGLAASYLSVKALVPQMPKLLKSLFPVRDDKKELRPSPHNQQQHVPRIVTSSGGDDSRVKSETCGPKMAVMAPPVSHSSANHNNITAEISSEQKQVNSGGGGGESFERLEILVDDEEHSHDDVLPDWLTEGAYVTVGSNKAGTVRYVGMTQFAEGVWVGVELDTPVGKNDGSVGGQRYFHCKPGYGVLVRPDRLSCRDRSSRQTGNFAPPAHVPILRGEAIVARRGENRKSWSS, encoded by the exons GAGTCAGTCCAAG GTCTTTGCTTATGATTATTGTTTCTGGTCCATGGacgagacagaaaaggaaaaatttgcAG GTCAGGAGGTGGTGTTCCAGTGCCTTGGGGAAAGTCTTCTCCGCAACGCCTTCCAGGGCTACAATGCCTGTATCTTTGCCTATGGACAAACTG GTTCAGGAAAGTCATACACCATGATGGGGTCAGGGGACCAGCCAGGGCTGATTCCCCGCCTGTGCAGTGCTTTGTTTGAACGAACTCAAAAGGAACAGCGCGAGGAGGAGAGCTTCACTGTTGAGGTATCCTACATGGAGATCTACAACGAGAAGGTCCGAGATCTGCTTGACCCCAAAGG GGGTAGACAAACACTGAGGGTAAGGGAACATAAAGTTTTGGGTCCCTATGTGGACGGGCTGTCTCGACTAGCGGTGGCCAGCTACAAG GACATTGGATCTCTGATGTCAGAGGGGAATAAATCTCGCACTGTCGCTGCCACCAACATGAATGAGGAGAGCAGTCGATCACATGCTGTCTTCAACAtcatactcacacacacactcaaagatTTGCAGTCTGGG acGAGTGGAGAGAAGGTGAGTCGGTTGAGTCTGGTCGACTTGGCTGGAAGTGAGCGAGCAGCAAAAACTGGAGCAGCAGGAGAGCGACTAAAGGAGGGAAGCAACATCAACAA GTCTCTCACTACACTAGGTTTGGTGATCTCAGCACTGGCTGAACAGGGAACGGCCAAGAACAAGACCAAGTTTGTTCCTTACAGAGACTCTGTTCTGACATGGCTGCTAAAG GATTGCCTGGGTGGCAACAGTCGCACAGCAATGGTTGCAACTGTGAGTCCAGCAGCAGACAACTATGAGGAGACGCTTTCTACGCTGCGTTATGCTGACCGAGCAAAGAGCATCGTTAATCACGCTGTTGTCAATGAAGACCCTAATGCTCGCATCATCAGGGAGCTCCGGGAGGAAGTAGAGAAACTACGAGTACAACTGACCCAGGCAGAG TCTTTGAAAGCTCCAGAGTTGAAAGAGCGTCTGGAAGAGTCTGAAAAATTGATTCAAGAGATGACCGTCACCTGGGAGGAGAAGCTCCGCAAAACTGAGGAGATTGCACAG gagCGCCAGAAGCAGTTGGAGAGTCTGGGTATTTCTCTCCAATCTTCAGGGATCAAAGTTGGAGATGATAAAAGTTTTCTTGTCAACCTTAATGCTGATCCTGCCCTCAATGAACTGCTTGTGTACTACCTGAAG CAACACACAAAAGTGGGTTCAGCAGACTCTCAGGACATCCAGCTGTGCGGGATGGGTATCCAGGCAGAGCACTGTGTCATTGATATTACGGCAGATGCTGCTGTCATCCTCACCTCGTACCGCAATGCTCG GACATGTGTTAATGGTTCTCCAGTAACCAGCGCTTTGCAACTTCATCATGGTGACAGAATCCTCTGGGGAAACAACCACTTTTTTCG GATCAACCTGCCTAAGCGCCGATCTCGGGCagcagaggatgaggagggtgagggAGGCGTAATGAAGAACAGTGGTAGCAGTGAACAGCTGGATGCAGACGGTGACACAGCCAGTGAGGTGTCCAGTGAAGTCAGCTTCTCTTACGAGTTTGCCCAGACAGAGGTCATGATGAAGGCCTTGGGCAACAATG ACCCCATGCAGGCAGTCCTCCAGTCTCTGGAGAGGCAGCATGAAGAAGAGAAACGTTCTGCATTGGAGCGACAGAGGCAGATGTATGAGCAGGAGCTCCAGCAACTCCGCAAGAAGCTTAACCCAGACCGTCTGTCCACCGGCCAGTCCGGAGGGCCAACATCTGGCCAGCAAAGTTCAGGACAGCAGTCTCACTACCGCAGCCTGGAGAGACTCAGTATTGGAGGGATGAGCCATTCAACCAGCGCTCAGAGCAGACTGAGACAGTGGAGTGAGGACAg AGAGGTGGTGTTGGTGAGGAGTCTGCGGAGGTTGAGGGAGCAAATAGTGAAAGCAAACCTGCTGGTGCAAGAAGCATGTTTCATTGCTGAGGAGCTGGAGCGACACACCGAATACAGAGTCACCTTGCAGATCCCATCAGACAACCTCAACGCAAACCGCAAG aGGGATGCAGTACTGAGTGAGCCAGCAATTCAGGTTCGACGACGCTGTCGAGGGAAACAGATCTGGAGTTTGGAGAAGATGGAGAACCGTCTGGTGGACATGAGAGAGCTGTATCAGGAATGGCAAGAGTACCACCTCCATGATCAAGACAACCCC GTAATGCGCTCATATTTCCGTCGAGCGGACCCGTTCTTTGATGAGCAGGAAAACCATAGTCTGATAGGTGTTGCCAACgtcttcctttcctgtctgttctACGATGTCAAGCTACAGTATGCTGTTCCTATCATCAACCAAAAGGGAGAG GTTGCTGGGCGCCTGCATGTGGAGGTTGTGAGGGTTGGAGGGGGCTTAGACGACAGCATGGCTGGAGGAGATGAATCTGACAACAACCAAGACAATGAAGTTCAGGATCGCAAACTGGTTTGCATG ATTAAGATCCTGCAAGCCACTGGTCTTCCTCAGTATCTGTCCAACTTCGTCTTCTGTCAGTATTCATTCTGGGACCAGCCTGAGCCCATCATTGTAGCCCCTGAAGTTGACACATCATCCTCGTCACCCAGTACCAAGGACCCGCATTGCATGGTGGTGTTTGACAGCTGCAAG GAAATGGCGGTGTCAGTAACTGAGGATTTCATTGAGTACCTCACAGAAGGGGCAGTTGCCATTGAGGTGTATGGACACAGACAGGCTGATGCAGGAAGAAACCCTGCCCTGTGGGACCTCAGCATCATCCAGGCCAAGACACGCACATTACGAGATAG GTGGAGTGAGGTAACACGTCGCCTGGAGCTATGGATTCAAATCTTGGAAATAAATGAGAACGGAGACTTTGTCCCAGTGGAAGTGGTCCCAGCCAGAGACGTGCGGACTGGGGGAATCTTCCAGCTTCGGCAG GGTCAGTCGAGGCGAATCCAGGTAGATGTGCGTTCAGTTCAGGACTCGGGCACAATGCCTCTGATAGCAGAGATTGTGCTTGCAGTATCAGTGGGTTGTGTAGAGATCAGAAACACTACACCAAACCAGGAAGGAGACGAGATGGACAGTTACCAG GAAAGAGATCTGGAACGTTTGCGGCGGCAGTGGTTAGCTACTCTCACCGAGAGACAGGAATACCTCGACCAGCACTTGCAGAGCTTGGTTATCAAAGCAG AAAAGACAGAGGATGACACGGAGAGGGAGGCCCAGCTGCTTGAGTGGCGCTTGACTCTGACAGAAGAAAGAAACGCGGTCATGGTGCCCTCTGCTGGCAGCGGCATTCCAGGAGCACCCGCTGAATG GGTTCCTTTACCAGGCATGGAGACCCACACTCCTGTCCTCTTTCTGAACCTCAAAC CTGATGACCTCAGCTCCCAAGACCAGTTTGAGGTACCTGAGGCTGGAGGTTGGGATGCCACCTTGAGTGGGGAGGATGAGGACGACTTTTTTGACCTCCAAATTGTCAAACACTACGATGGAGAG GTGAAAGCAGAAGCATCGTGGGACTCTACTGTCCATGACTGTCCTCAGCTCAGTCGTGGGGGAGCGTGGCCGGAGCAGCGCGTCTATCTGACCGTTCGAGTGGTGATTCAGCTCAGCCACCCTGCTGACATGCAACTAGTGCTGAGAAAGAGGATCTGTGTCAATGTTAACCCGGGCCGCCAGGGTTTTGCCCACAACTTTCTTAAAAGGATGTCAACCCGCAGCACTATACCTGGCTGTGGGGTCACATTTGAGGTGGTCTCCAACATCCCTGGG GACACTCCTGGTTCAGAGGACAGGGAGTTGTTGGCCCGACTTGCTGCCAGCGCACACAAAGGCCAGTCAGGTGATGACGAGGCTGCCATTGAGAAATACCTCCGCAGTGTCCTGAGTCTGGAGAACATCCTGACTCTGGATAGACTCAGACAG gagGTGGCAGTGAAGGAGCAGCTGACTAGCAGAGGAAGGAGTAATAGACGGAGCATAAGCTCTCCATCTGTCCACAGG CTGTCTGGAAGTAGACAAGACCTGTCCACGACCTCCCTGCTGGATGAGAAG GGTCGATGGGAAAGTCAGCAGGATATCTTTATGCCCTCTCAGTTTCACCGGACCCTCCCCCGCCCAGCCTCATCCCCTTCCACCTACTCCACCTCCCCCTCTTCATCCCCTACTCCCTTTGCCATGACCTCTCCACAGAACCAGGAACCAGAGCAAG GTCGTTCAGGACTTGCTGCCTCTTATCTTTCAGTTAAAGCGCTGGTTCCTCAGATGCCCAAACTGCTCAAGTCTCTGTTTCCAGTGCGAGATGACAAGAAGGAGCTGAGACCTTCACCACACAACCAGCAG CAGCATGTGCCTCGCATCGTGACATCATCAGGAGGGGACGACAGCCGAGTCAAGTCTGAGACG TGTGGCCCCAAGATGGCCGTCATGGCTCCGCCTGTTTCCCACAGCTCAGCCAATCACAACAACATCACAGCGGAAATCTCCTCCGAACAGAAGCAGGTAAactcaggaggaggaggaggtgaaagcTTTGAGAGGCTGGAGATCTTGGTGGATGATGAAGAGCATAGTCATGACGACGTACTCCCTGATTGGCTGACAGAGGGGGCGTATGTTACAGTAGGAAGCAATAAGGCGGGGACTGTGCGCTACGTGGGAATGACGCAGTTTGCTGAAGGAGTGTGGGTGGGGGTGGAGCTGGACACTCCTGTAG GTAAGAATGACGGCTCAGTTGGAGGTCAACGGTATTTCCACTGTAAACCAGGTTATGGGGTGCTGGTCCGCCCAGATCGGCTGTCCTGTCGGGATCGGTCCAGTCGGCAGACAGGAAACTTTGCCCCTCCCGCCCACGTCCCCATCCTGAGAGGAGAAGCTATTGTTGCACGTCGGGGGGAGAACCGTAAGTCTTGGAGCAGCTGA